The genomic interval TACCGTCTACGCAAAAACCGGGGAAATCTTTGGGATTTCCTGTAGTATACTCACCCTTTTGGCGTTTATTTTTCCCCTGCGAGGTTCCCATGGCATCCGGGATGCTGGAAGAGAAAACATCGGCGCTTGAGGCGCGGTTCCATGCGCTCCGGGGCTATCTTTGAGGTAGACGCGAAGCAGGACCGCCTCAAGGAGCTCACGGCCGAGGTCGCGCGCGACGGTTTCTGGGACGCCCCGGAGGCGACCGAGCGTGTCCTTCGGGTGCGGAAGGCGATCGGGACGTTCCTCGGCCGCTGGTCGTCCCTTGAATCGTCCGTGGCGGACCTCCGGGCGTATCTCGCCCTGGCGGGCGAGTCGGGCGGAGAGGGGCTGACCTCCGAGATCGAACAGCAGATCGCCGCTGTCGACGAGGCGCTGGACGCGATCGAGCTCGAGCGGATGCTCTCCGGCGAGAACGACGCGCTGAACGCCATCGTGACGATCCACGCCGGGGCCGGGGGGACGGAGTCCCAGGACTGGGCCGAGATGCTCCTCCGGATGTACTCCCGGTTCGCGGACCGGAACGGATACGCCATGGAGCTCGTCGAGCGGCAGGAGGGCGACGAGGCGGGGATCAAGAGCGCCACCTTCCTCCTGTCGGGCGACCACCCGTACGGGTACCTCAAGGCGGAAACCGGCGTCCACCGGCTCGTCCGGATCTCGCCGTTCGACGCCAACAAGCGTCGCCACACGTCGTTCGCTTCCGTGTTCGTTTCGCCCGAGATCGACGACACCGTCGAGATCAAGATCAACGAGTCGGACCTGAAGATCGACACCCTGCGCTCCGGCGGCGCAGGGGGACAGCACGTGAACAAGGTCGAGTCCGCGGTCCGGTTCACCCACATCCCCACGGGGGTCGTGGTGCTCTGCCAGCAGGAGCGGTCGCAGGGGAAGAACCGGGCGCTGGCGATGAAGATCCTCCGGTCGAAGCTCTATGTGCTCGAGATGCGGGCGCGGGCGGAGAAGGTGAACGAGGCGCACAAGGCGAAAAAGGACATCGCCTGGGGCTCGCAGATCCGCTCCTACGTCCTTGCGCCGTACCGCCTGGTGAAAGACCACCGCACGGGCCACGAGACGGGGAAC from Deltaproteobacteria bacterium carries:
- the prfB gene encoding peptide chain release factor 2 (programmed frameshift), with the translated sequence MLEEKTSALEARFHALRGYLEVDAKQDRLKELTAEVARDGFWDAPEATERVLRVRKAIGTFLGRWSSLESSVADLRAYLALAGESGGEGLTSEIEQQIAAVDEALDAIELERMLSGENDALNAIVTIHAGAGGTESQDWAEMLLRMYSRFADRNGYAMELVERQEGDEAGIKSATFLLSGDHPYGYLKAETGVHRLVRISPFDANKRRHTSFASVFVSPEIDDTVEIKINESDLKIDTLRSGGAGGQHVNKVESAVRFTHIPTGVVVLCQQERSQGKNRALAMKILRSKLYVLEMRARAEKVNEAHKAKKDIAWGSQIRSYVLAPYRLVKDHRTGHETGNVDAVLDGGIMEFIRKYLLGGGAEGETGDAA